CTCGGTGTCGCTCTCGGCGGCCGAAGGCCGGGCCGATCTCGCCACCCTGGCCGCGATCGGCGCGCCACCGCGGCGCCGGCGCTCGCTGGCCGCGGCCCAGGCGTGGGTACTCGGACAACTGGGCTGTGTGCTGGGGGTCGGCGTCGGTGCGCTGTACGGCTACACGGCGCATGCCGCGTTCGGTTCACCACACTTCGTCATCCCGTGGGCGGAGATCGCCGGCATCGTCATCGTCGTACCGCTGTTCGCCGGACTGCTCGCCTGGCTGCTCACGCGCTCCCGGCTACCGATGGTCAGCCGCATCGACTAGCGCGACCTCGGGATAGGCCACCGGGTACGGCGGTGTGCTTGTGACACGCCAGTTGCCACAAGCACACCGCTGGTACACGACCAGCCCTTCGCTGACCTGATGACTGGACACTACGGTCCAGCGATGGCGGTGAACGTCTGTCATGTGTCCATCGTGATGTAATGGCATTATGCATCTCAACCCTTACGGCGCCGACGCGGTACTGCTCGCGGTGAACCTGGTCACGCGGCCGGCGAACACGCCCGAGGAGCTGGCCCAGCGGTGCGAGGAGAGCGGCGTCGAAAGCCGGCTGGTCCGCGAGCACAAGGTGACCGCGGCGGACCTCACCGCCGTACGCACCGCTCTGGACGAGTGGCTGCAGGTGGTTGACGCGCCGGACGAGCAGACCCGCGTCGACCTGATGAACGCGATGCTGGCCAAGTACACCGAGCATCCGCGACTCACCAATCACGCCGGCGACGGCTGGCACATGCACTACCGGCCCGAGAACGTACCCGTCGGGCGGCTGGTCGCGACGCTGATCAGTACTGGTACCGCACTGCACTTGGCCGGTCGCGGCATCACACGCCTCGGCCGCTGCGCCGCCGACGGCTGCAGCGCCGTGTACGCGGACCTCTCCCGTACCGGCCGTCAGCGCTACTGCAGCCCCGCCTGCGCCAACCGAGACGCCGTCCGCCGCCACCGCGCCCGTACGCCCTGAGGGGGCGAACTAGTGCCCCGCGTCGGTGATTGTTTGAGTGATTGCGGTGTCCAGGTGCGTGCATCGTGGTGGCGGAGGGGCAGCCTCGATGCCTTTCCATCGTGGCTGTTCCTCCGCCGCCGCGAGGTGCGTGCCTGGGCGCCGCAAGCGCCAAAGAATCTCCGACGCGGGGCACTAGGATGGGGGGATGAGTGAGAGCAGCGGCGACGGGCAGGAAGTCCCGATGGCGGGGGCGCAGACCGAGGACGGCAAGGTGCTGATCGTCGGGCCGGACGGCATGGCCGTCGAAGGGCCGCCGCGCTCCGACGACGACGATCGCGACGACGAACCCCGTTCGGTGACCGAGCTGGTCGAGCAGCCGGCCAAGGTGATGCGGGTCGCGAACATGATTCGCCAGTTGCTCGAAGAGGTGAAGTCCGCGCCGCTCGACGAGGCGTCCCGGGCACAGCTGCGGTCGATCCACGAGGCGTCGATCAAGGAGCTGGAGAGCGGCCTGGCGCCGGAGCTGGTCGAGGAGCTGGAGCGGCTCAGCCTCGACTTCACCGACGACAGCACGCCGACCGAGGCCGAGCTGCGGATCGCGCAGGCCCAGCTGGTCGGTTGGCTGGAAGGCCTGTTCCACGGCATCCAGACGGCACTGTTCGCGCAGCAGATGGCCGCGCGGCAGCAGCTGGAGCAGATGCGCCGCGCGCTGCCCGGCGGCCAGCAGCTGCCGCCGGAGGCCCAGCCCGGCTTCCCCGGCGCGCCCCAGGCCGGCAACACCGACGGCCCGGGCAGCGGCGGGATGTACCTCTAGTTCACCGGCTGGAACAGCTCCTCGAGGACGGCGGCGACGCCGTCCTCGTCGTTTGTGGGGGCGGTTTCGTCAACCAGCGCGAGCACTTCGGGGTGCGCGTTCGCCATCCCGTACGAGCGACCGGCCCAGGCGAGCATCGGCAGATCGTTGATCGAGTCGCCGAAGGCAATCGTCTCAGCAGCCGAGATCCCTTGCAGGGCGGCGAAATCGGCGAGCATCGCTGCCTTCGAGACCCCGGTCGCGGAAATCTCCACCAAACCGTGACCTCCACTGTGGCTGGCCGTAACTCGTTGGCCGACCAACGGTGTCACCCGCGCGAGCAGCTCGTCCGAGTGCAGGCTCGGATGCCGGACCAGCAACTTCGCGGCCGGCTCCGCGAGCAGTACGTCGACCGCGGCGATCAGGGTGTCGTCGGGTTTCGGCCAGCGGTTCAGGTAGACTGGTTCCTGTCCGTAGCGGTCCGGTCGCTCGATCGCGAACTGTACGTCCGGCAGCTCGGCGCGGATCGCGTCCGCCACCTCGAGCCCGACCGCCGGATCGATCAGCCGGGTACGGATCGGGGTCCGGTCCACCACGTTGTACAGAATGGCGCCGTTGGCAACAATCGCGACGCCGTGGTCGCCGACCAGCTCGGCCAGGTCGTGCAGCCAGCGAGGTGGCCGCGCGGTGACCATTACGAAAACACTTCCGGCCCGCTGGGCCGCGAGCACCGCGGCCCGGGTCCGGTCGGACACCGTTCCGTCACTGCGGACCAGCGTTCCGTCAAGATCGGTGGCTATCAGGCGGGGGTACTGCGAAGCCGTCACGAGGCCAACCGTATCGTCGTTCGGGCCGGTGCCGCATTACTCCTCCGAGCACCCCGGGCGCAAGCTGTTGGACATCGGTTTCAGGCGGTTTTGACTTATCTGATTGAGCTTTTGACAACGTCATCAGACCGTTACGGCAGGATGCTGCAAAGGCAGCAAGTTCCCCTGCACCGCCGCGGGGACGCATGATTTCATGCGGAGGTCTGGTGGGGAACCGGGGGCTGTTCGGCCGCGTCGTAGGCGTGTTCTGGATCAGCGCGACTGATGCCGCCCCACCTCCGGAAGCACACACAAACGCCGAACAACTGTTGCGGAATTGGCTGCAACCAAAACCGAAGCAGCGGCGTCAAGAGTTTATGGATCGGTGCGTCCCGACGCCCGGGACGACATGGTGGGCCGGCAACCAGTACGCGGGTCCATCAGTTACCGGACTCGTTCGAACGAACGTCGTTCACCGTTCGTTCAATCGGGTCTTGATACTTGGGGAGCCTTGATGACCGTCAACAGC
The genomic region above belongs to Kribbella solani and contains:
- a CDS encoding CGNR zinc finger domain-containing protein, translating into MHLNPYGADAVLLAVNLVTRPANTPEELAQRCEESGVESRLVREHKVTAADLTAVRTALDEWLQVVDAPDEQTRVDLMNAMLAKYTEHPRLTNHAGDGWHMHYRPENVPVGRLVATLISTGTALHLAGRGITRLGRCAADGCSAVYADLSRTGRQRYCSPACANRDAVRRHRARTP
- a CDS encoding bacterial proteasome activator family protein → MSESSGDGQEVPMAGAQTEDGKVLIVGPDGMAVEGPPRSDDDDRDDEPRSVTELVEQPAKVMRVANMIRQLLEEVKSAPLDEASRAQLRSIHEASIKELESGLAPELVEELERLSLDFTDDSTPTEAELRIAQAQLVGWLEGLFHGIQTALFAQQMAARQQLEQMRRALPGGQQLPPEAQPGFPGAPQAGNTDGPGSGGMYL
- a CDS encoding HAD hydrolase family protein; its protein translation is MTASQYPRLIATDLDGTLVRSDGTVSDRTRAAVLAAQRAGSVFVMVTARPPRWLHDLAELVGDHGVAIVANGAILYNVVDRTPIRTRLIDPAVGLEVADAIRAELPDVQFAIERPDRYGQEPVYLNRWPKPDDTLIAAVDVLLAEPAAKLLVRHPSLHSDELLARVTPLVGQRVTASHSGGHGLVEISATGVSKAAMLADFAALQGISAAETIAFGDSINDLPMLAWAGRSYGMANAHPEVLALVDETAPTNDEDGVAAVLEELFQPVN